In Citrus sinensis cultivar Valencia sweet orange chromosome 4, DVS_A1.0, whole genome shotgun sequence, one DNA window encodes the following:
- the LOC102619537 gene encoding 60S ribosomal protein L35a-1 — protein MVKGRQGERVRLYVRGTILGYKRSKSNQYPNTSLIQIEGVNTKEDVSWYCGKRMAYIYKAKVKKNGSHYRCIWGKVARPHGNSGVVRAKFKSNLPPKSMGDRVRVFMYPSNI, from the exons ATGGTAAAGGGACGACAAGGAGAGCGAGTCAG ACTCTATGTCAGAGGAACCATCCTCGGATACAAGAG GTCGAAGTCCAACCAGTACCCAAACACttcattgattcaaattgAGGGAGTGAACACCAAGGAAGATGTGTCATGGTACTGTGGGAAGCGTATGGCTTACATTTACAAGGCTAAAGTGAAGAAGAATGGATCACACTATCGTTGCATCTGGGGCAAGGTCGCAAGGCCTCATGGAAACAGTGGGGTTGTTCGTGCTAAATTCAAGTCCAATCTGCCTCCAAAGTCCATG GGAGACAGAGTTAGGGTCTTCATGTACCCCAGCAACATCTGA
- the LOC102619034 gene encoding syntaxin-81 codes for MARIRDRTEDFKDVARHTAVSLGYDESKLAAIMASFIIHKPRERSSFTKAALKTLESIGALEQFILNHRKDYVEMQRTTEQERDSIEHEVTAFIKTCKEQIDILQNSINDDEANSKGWLGLKGDNSNADTIAHKHGVVLILSEKLHSVTAQFDQMRAIRFQDAINRAMPRRKLKRETVSKSADISTPNKSDIRELDEIQPEPLTVQQQLLDDETRALQVELTSLLDAVQQTETKMVEVSALNHLMSTHILHQAQQIEHLYEQAVEATKNVELGNKELSQAIRRNTSSRTFLLLFLFVLTFSILFLDWYS; via the exons ATGGCGAGAATTAGGGATAGAACTGAGGATTTTAAAGATGTCGCGAGGCATACTGCTGTTTCTCTAGGTTATGATGAG TCCAAACTGGCAGCCATAATGGCTTctttcataattcataaacCACGGGAAAGATCATCTTTTACCAAAGCTGCTCTCAAAACG CTTGAAAGCATTGGAGCTTTGGAACAGTTTATTTTGAATCATAGGAAAGATTATGTTGAGATGCAGCGTACAACTGAACAAGAAAGAGATAGCATTGAGCATGAA GTTACGGCTTTTATTAAAACTTGCAAAGAACAAATTGATATTCTCCAAAATAGCATAAATGATGATGAAGCAAATTCAAAGGGCTGGCTGGGCCTTAAAGGTGATAACTCCAACGCTGATACAATAGCTCACAAACATGGGGTG GTTCTAATTTTAAGTGAGAAACTGCATTCAGTTACGGCACAGTTTGATCAGATGAGAGCCATCCGTTTCCAAGATGCTATTAACAGAGCAATGCCAAGAAGAAAACTCAAGCGAGAGACTGTTTCAAAATCTGCAGATATTTCCACACCAAACAAGTCTGATATCAGGGAGCTTGATGAAATTCAACCTGAACCCCTTACCGTCCAGCAGCAATTATTGGATGATGAAACACGTGCCCTTCAG GTAGAGTTGACTAGTCTCCTTGACGCTGTTCAACAAACCGAAACTAAGATGGTAGAGGTGTCTGCATTGAATCACCTGATGTCAACACATATTCTGCATCAAGCCCAGCAGATAGAGCATCTGTATGAGCAG GCTGTTGAAGCTACAAAGAATGTGGAGCTTGGTAACAAAGAACTATCTCAAGCTATTCGACGGAACACCAGCAGCAGGacctttcttttgctttttctatttgtACTTACTTTTTCAATCCTCTTCCTTGATTGGTATAGCTAA
- the LOC102618732 gene encoding proline transporter 1, translating to MNKSSSIYRQLAVLKIFDEEEERLLRVSPLGGEERIQDQEPTVLMAGDNNNNNNHNNNNSREEVDPSVLKVYDQGVEIPETAHQISSDSWFQVGFVLTTGINSAYVLGYPGTVMVPLGWIAGVVGLIIATIVSLNANALIAKLHEFGGKRHIRYRDLAGHIYGRRAYALTWGLQYVNLFMINTGYIILAGQALKAAFVLFWKDDHTMKLPYFIAIAGFVCALFAIGIPNLSALGVWLGVSTVLSTIYIVIAIWLSVRDGLKNPARDYSIPGTTATKIFESIGACANLVFAFNTGMLPEIQATIRQPVVENMMKALYFQFSVGVLPMFAVTFVGYWAYGNSSSSYLLNNVSGPVWMKAAANISAFLQSVIALHIFASPMYEFLDTKYGIKGNALAVRNLTFRVTVRGGYLAINTLVSALLPFLGDFMSLTGAVSTFPLTFILANHMYLVAKRTKLPSSQKMWHWLNICFFCVASVAAAIAALRLIAVDSKTYHVFADL from the exons ATGAATAAATCCAGCTCCATATATAGGCAGCTGGCtgtcttaaaaatatttgacgaagaagaagagagattaTTAAGAGTCAGCCCCTTGGGTGGTGAAGAAAGAATCCAAGACCAAGAGCCTACAGTTTTAATGGCAGgcgataataataataataataatcataataataataatagtagagAAGAAGTAGATCCTTCTGTTCTTAAAGTGTATGATCAAGGTGTTGAAATTCCTGAAACTGCCCATCAAATTAGCAGCG ATTCATGGTTTCAAGTTGGATTTGTCCTCACCACTGGTATAAACAGTGCCTATGTATTGGGATATCCTGGGACTGTAATGGTCCCCTTGGGTTGGATAGCTGGTGTGGTCGGTTTAATTATAGCAACAATTGTATCACTCAATGCAAATGCTCTTATTGCCAAGCTCCATGAATTTGGTGGAAAGAGGCATATCCGATACAGAGATCTTGCTGGGCATATCTATG GAAGAAGAGCATATGCTCTAACATGGGGTTTGCAATATGTCAATCTGTTTATGATTAACACTGGATATATCATTTTGGCTGGTCAAGCCCTTAAG GCGGCCTTTGTTCTTTTTTGGAAGGATGACCACACTATGAAGCTTCCATACTTTATTGCCATAGCTGGGTTTGTATGTGCCTTGTTTGCCATAGGGATACCCAATCTTTCAGCTCTTGGGGTTTGGCTGGGAGTTTCAACAGTTCTCTCCACGATATACATTGTTATAGCAATTTGGCTGTCAGTTCGCGATG GACTAAAAAATCCAGCACGAGATTACAGCATCCCTGGAACAACTGCTACCAAAATCTTTGAATCAATAGGGGCATGTGCTAATCTGGTGTTTGCGTTCAATACTGGAATGCTTCCTGAAATACAG GCAACAATAAGGCAGCCTGTTGTAGAAAACATGATGAAAGCTTTGTACTTTCAATTCTCAGTTGGAGTTCTACCAATGTTTGCTGTGACATTTGTCGGGTACTGGGCTTACGGGAATTCCTCATCAAGCTATTTGCTCAATAATGTCAGTGGTCCGGTTTGGATGAAGGCCGCTGCCAATATTTCTGCCTTCCTGCAATCAGTCATTGCTTTGCAT ATATTTGCAAGCCCAATGTACGAGTTCTTGGATACCAAGTATGGGATTAAAGGAAATGCTCTGGCAGTTCGCAACTTAACGTTCAGAGTTACTGTAAGAGGTGGCTACCTAGCCATTAACACGCTGGTTTCAGCTCTTCTGCCATTTCTGGGTGATTTTATGAGTCTTACGGGAGCTGTCAGTACATTCCCACTTACTTTTATTCTTGCAAACCACATGTACCTAGTTGCGAAGAGGACCAAACTGCCTTCTTCACAAAAGATGTGGCATtggttaaatatttgtttcttttgtgttGCATCTGTAGCAGCAGCAATCGCTGCTTTGAGGCTCATTGCCGTAGATTCAAAAACTTATCATGTCTTTGCAGatctataa